A DNA window from Deltaproteobacteria bacterium GWC2_65_14 contains the following coding sequences:
- a CDS encoding ABC transporter ATP-binding protein: MSILSVEGLGKAFGGLRALSSVDFSVRQGEIFGIIGPNGSGKTTLVNCITGFVRPDEGKVFFRGRDITRWPAHRIARVGIARTFQLMRPFYSLPAYKNLVIPLWSPRARKEGGWRGGGKHGDRDTVAVDILEEIGFERDSRVPYKLASTLPTGYLKRLELARCLALRPEIIFCDEVFSGLSASEIASLIPLIEKMKMEGITLVMIEHRLRELFRVADRVMALQFGEKIAEGHFREVIEDPRVKEAYLGSEKM, encoded by the coding sequence ATGAGCATCCTCTCTGTGGAAGGTCTCGGAAAAGCGTTCGGCGGCTTGAGGGCATTGAGCTCCGTCGACTTTTCGGTCCGGCAGGGAGAGATCTTCGGGATCATCGGGCCGAACGGTTCAGGGAAGACGACCCTGGTGAACTGCATCACGGGGTTTGTCCGGCCCGACGAGGGGAAGGTGTTCTTCCGGGGGCGCGACATCACCCGCTGGCCCGCGCACCGGATCGCCAGGGTGGGGATCGCAAGGACATTCCAGCTCATGCGACCCTTCTACTCCCTGCCGGCCTACAAGAACCTCGTGATCCCGCTCTGGTCGCCCCGTGCGCGGAAGGAGGGCGGCTGGCGAGGCGGGGGAAAGCACGGGGACCGCGACACGGTGGCCGTCGACATCCTCGAGGAGATCGGCTTCGAGCGCGATTCCCGGGTCCCCTACAAGCTGGCGTCGACCCTTCCGACGGGCTACCTGAAGAGGCTGGAGCTGGCCCGCTGCCTGGCCCTGCGGCCCGAGATCATCTTCTGCGACGAGGTCTTTTCCGGGCTGAGCGCGAGCGAGATCGCGAGCTTGATTCCGCTCATCGAGAAGATGAAGATGGAGGGGATCACCCTGGTCATGATCGAGCACAGGCTGCGCGAGCTGTTCCGGGTGGCGGACCGGGTCATGGCCCTGCAGTTCGGCGAGAAGATCGCCGAGGGCCATTTCCGGGAGGTCATCGAAGACCCGCGGGTGAAAGAGGCATACCTGGGAAGCGAGAAGATGTAG
- a CDS encoding ABC transporter permease, giving the protein MSDGQKRKERIDRGIKVRSDGIYAMSSLREMLYLAGPRILLIAGLLLLPLALGLAPYWKRVINILCVYALLAISFDFLANCVGLVCLGGAMFIGLGGYFAAVFNVYLHLPVVLSIPAATVAGAVVSTLLILPCLSLRGVYFAIVTLMYPLLFTRLIEAFNILGGSNGITGLDSFPGQNLENYSIIGILLAVLFALRRLQNADIGLVLHAVKDNDQSVRAAGIDVVRIEALAVFIASGIGCLGGAYLAHLYMWAGVSLFALDFSIIPIAAVTIGGGGSLFGAVMGSFILVPLSEFLRMFGTFRIVLYCLVLTGFIVFKSEGLMSYCTRKYQQFERWKAV; this is encoded by the coding sequence ACGCCATGTCCTCCCTCCGGGAGATGCTCTATCTCGCGGGCCCGCGGATCCTTCTGATCGCCGGGCTGCTGCTGTTGCCGCTGGCTCTCGGCCTTGCCCCCTACTGGAAGCGGGTGATCAACATCCTGTGCGTCTACGCGTTGCTGGCGATCTCCTTCGACTTCCTGGCCAACTGCGTGGGACTGGTCTGCCTGGGCGGCGCGATGTTCATCGGACTCGGCGGATACTTCGCCGCCGTGTTCAATGTCTACCTGCACCTGCCCGTGGTTCTGTCGATTCCCGCCGCGACGGTCGCGGGGGCGGTGGTGTCGACCCTTTTGATCCTCCCGTGTCTTTCGCTCCGTGGCGTCTACTTCGCCATCGTGACTCTCATGTACCCCCTGCTCTTCACGAGGTTGATCGAGGCGTTCAACATCCTGGGCGGCTCGAACGGCATCACCGGCCTGGACAGCTTTCCCGGCCAGAACCTCGAGAACTACAGCATCATCGGGATCCTCCTGGCGGTGCTCTTCGCCCTGCGAAGGCTGCAGAATGCGGACATCGGGCTGGTCCTGCACGCCGTGAAGGACAACGACCAGTCGGTGCGGGCGGCGGGAATCGACGTGGTCCGGATCGAGGCGCTGGCCGTCTTCATCGCTTCCGGCATCGGCTGTCTCGGCGGCGCCTACCTCGCGCATCTGTACATGTGGGCGGGTGTGTCGCTCTTCGCGCTCGATTTTTCGATCATCCCGATCGCCGCGGTGACGATCGGCGGCGGCGGATCTCTCTTCGGGGCTGTGATGGGAAGCTTCATCCTGGTTCCCCTCTCCGAGTTCCTACGGATGTTCGGGACCTTCCGGATCGTCCTGTACTGCCTGGTCCTCACCGGCTTCATCGTGTTCAAGAGCGAAGGGCTGATGTCCTATTGCACCCGGAAATATCAGCAGTTCGAGCGGTGGAAGGCCGTATGA